A genomic region of Zea mays cultivar B73 chromosome 6, Zm-B73-REFERENCE-NAM-5.0, whole genome shotgun sequence contains the following coding sequences:
- the LOC103629071 gene encoding Bowman-Birk type trypsin inhibitor produces the protein MRPQVILVGTLAVIAILAALGEGSSWPCCDNCGACNRKQPPECQCNDVSVNGCHPECKNCVKVGAGIRPGMGPGPVVTYRCDDVLTNFCQTSCPEAPAP, from the exons ATGAGGCCTCAGGTGATACTCGTCGGCACTCTGGCTGTTATCGCTATCCTCGCAGCTCTCGGCGAAG GCTCGTCGTGGCCGTGCTGCGACAACTGCGGTGCTTGCAACAGGAAGCAGCCGCCGGAGTGCCAGTGCAATGACGTGTCGGTGAACGGGTGCCACCCGGAGTGCAAGAACTGCGTCAAGGTCGGTGCAGGAATTCGTCCCGGCATGGGCCCCGGCCCCGTCGTCACCTACCGCTGTGATGACGTTCTCACAAACTTCTGCCAGACCAGCTGCCCGGAGGCGCCGGCGCCGTAG